In one window of Gossypium arboreum isolate Shixiya-1 chromosome 4, ASM2569848v2, whole genome shotgun sequence DNA:
- the LOC108457759 gene encoding vacuolar protein-sorting protein bro1-like, with the protein MGKNEDPNLQQREQQSIESRNNEGYHQGFFFYGRFWMVFSSFANEFNFRCVFILFLSLSVLLPGIFWIFPFRSIKSGFDAKQAIKLSAPVHAYFTLKKPVSELVQNIQKLEYDIYEEIGVPDTKVAILSMHQSSVPNSTYVVFGVLPDPVNRLINQVSLSVLRASLVELFLRHSNLTLTTSIFGQPSKFEILKFPAGITITPLQSASILQKTQILFNFTLYNSISEIDDKFMELIDQLQSGLHLRSYENLFVQLTNINGSTMSSPVIVQASIMSNGFSTLLPQRLKQLAQTITSSPAKNLGLNNSVFGRVKSISLSSYLNGTLHPTPPPTPSPAPSPGLLIAPSPLSSPAHSPAPSPDKHHLPPCPDCKSPAPSSHSPLRSPGPETGSYPTFPPLVSPAPSSAATYPPPPRYLPRPHPSQTSNHQPVMSPQSKLSPNLPPLPSVSYGSRPDQGMNGTKGPVSTPPAQSPSSIATSVLPKQLWLLAFLGFLTFHLHL; encoded by the exons ATGGGGAAAAATGAAGACCCGAATCTACAACAAAGGGAACAACAAAGTATTGAATCAAGGAACAATGAAGGGTATCATCAAGGGTTCTTCTTTTATGGGAGGTTTTGGATGGTTTTTTCAAGCTTTGCGAATGAGTTCAATTTCAGATGTGTTTTCATTTTGTTCCTCAGTTTATCAGTGTTATTGCCTGGGATCTTTTGGATCTTCCCTTTTCGTTCTATAAAATCTGGGTTTGATGCTAAACAAGCTATTAAGCTCAGTG CTCCCGTTCATGCATACTTTACGCTCAAGAAACCAGTGTCTGAGCTTGTTCAGAACATTCAAAAGTTGGAGTATGATATATATGAAGAAATAGGTGTTCCGGATACTAAG GTGGCTATCTTATCCATGCACCAGTCCAGTGTGCCTAACTCGACGTATGTAGTGTTTGGTGTTCTTCCTGATCCCGTAAATAGACTGATAAACCAAGTATCCCTAAGCGTGCTGAGAGCGTCTTTAGTTGAGCTGTTCCTCCGACACTCCAATCTGACTTTGACAACCTCCATTTTTGGACAGCCTTCTAAGTTTGAGATTTTAAAGTTTCCCGCTGGGATCACTATAACCCCCTTACAATCCGCTTCAATCTTGCAAAAGACCCAGATTCTATTCAATTTTACTTTGTATAATTCGATATCCGAAATAGATGACAAATTCATGGAGTTAATTGATCAGCTACAATCTGGATTGCATTTGAGGTCTTATGAG AATTTGTTTGTGCAATTAACAAACATAAATGGCTCCACGATGTCCTCTCCGGTCATAGTTCAAGCTTCTATTATGTCAAATGGTTTCAGTACACTTTTGCCTCAGAGATTAAAGCAGTTGGCTCAAACCATCACAAGCTCTCCTGCGAAGAATCTTGGTCTTAATAATTCAGTTTTTGGTAGAGTTAAAAGCATTAGCTTATCGTCTTATCTGAATGGTACACTTCATCCTACTCCTCCTCCCACTCCTTCACCAGCTCCATCTCCAGGGCTGTTGATAGCCCCCAGTCCTTTATCTTCACCGGCTCACTCTCCAGCACCATCACCTGATAAACATCATCTTCCGCCTTGTCCCGACTGCAAATCTCCTGCTCCTTCCAGTCATAGTCCTTTGCGTTCACCAGGTCCGGAGACTGGTTCCTACCCTACTTTTCCTCCTTTGGTTTCTCCTGCACCATCTAGTGCAGCAACGTACCCCCCTCCTCCTCGTTATTTACCAAGACCTCACCCTAGCCAAACTTCTAACCACCAACCTGTAATGAGTCCTCAATCAAAGTTGTCCCCAAATCTACCACCTTTACCTTCAGTGTCTTACGGCTCTCGTCCAGACCAGGGTATGAACGGTACTAAAGGTCCAGTTTCTACACCACCTGCGCAATCTCCATCAT CTATAGCAACAAGTGTTCTCCCCAAGCAACTCTGGTTATTGGCATTCTTAGGATTCTTGACCTTTCATCTCCATTTATGA
- the LOC108458044 gene encoding transmembrane emp24 domain-containing protein p24delta3-like, which yields MSGNAKLRRSVMFQAVLLVVLMLASSNAPVGDAIWLNVPPTGTKCVSEEIQSNVVVLSDYVVVSDDHGHVPTISAKVTSPYGNNLHHKENVTHGQFAFTTQEAGNYLACFWTDSHTRGAGEVSVNIEWKTGIAAKDWESVARKEKIEGVELELRKLEGAVEAIHENLLYLRDREAEMRTTSENTNARVAWFSIMSLGICIVVSGSQIWYLKCYFQKKKLI from the exons ATGTCGGGAAATGCTAAATTGCGGCGGTCGGTGATGTTCCAGGCGGTGCTATTAGTGGTATTGATGTTAGCTTCGAGTAATGCTCCGGTCGGTGACGCCATATGGTTGAACGTTCCTCCGACTGGCACTAAGTGTGTTTCGGAGGAAATCCAGAGCAACGTCGTCGTTTTGTCTGACTACGTCGTTGTTTCCGACGATCACGGTCACGTCCCTACCATTTCGGCCAAG GTGACATCCCCTTATGGGAACAATCTTCATCACAAGGAGAATGTGACACATGGTCAATTCGCATTCACTACTCAGGAGGCTGGCAATTACTTAGCATGTTTCTGGACAGACAGCCATACTCGTGGGGCCGGAGAAGTTAGTGTCAACATTGAATGGAAAACTGGTATTGCAGCTAAAGACTGGGAGTCAGTGgccagaaaagaaaaaattgag GGTGTTGAGCTAGAGCTGAGGAAACTTGAAGGAGCGGTGGAGGCCATTCACGAGAATTTACTCTATCTGAGGGACAG AGAAGCAGAAATGAGGACAACGAGTGAAAACACAAACGCTAGAGTCGCGTGGTTCAGTATCATGTCTTTGGGTATTTGCATCGTGGTGTCAGGTTCACAAATTTGGTACTTGAAGTGTTACTTCCAAAAGAAGAAGCTTATCTAA
- the LOC108460234 gene encoding uncharacterized protein At1g10890-like isoform X2 has protein sequence MPRDMSRLRSRSPSYRRRQSPSPVRHRYGRRSRRDRSLSPYSSYSHSRRKSRSISPRCNKSRSPSARRHKSRSPTPKHYKRQRSRSSSLSPTHKSSSPNLGSIDCKNACEKLKKEEEERKRRQQEAELKLIEEETAKRVEEAILEKVEERLNSEEIKQEIQKRLEEGRRRLNDEVAIQLEKEKEAALLEARQKEEQARKEKEELEKMLEENRKRVEEAQRREALEQQRREEERYRELEELQRQKVEAMKRKKQQEEEERLNQMKLLGKNKLRPKLSFALGSK, from the exons ATGCCTAGAGATATGTCAAGATTGCGATCTCGCTCACCCTCTTATAGGCGTAGACAATCGCCATCTCCTGTAAGGCATAGATACGGAAGGAGAAGCCGAAGGGATAGAAGCCTATCGCCATATTCATCTTATTCTCATAGCAG AAGAAAGAGTCGTTCCATTAGTCCACGGTGCAACAAAAGCCGTTCTCCCTCTGCAAGACGTCATAAAAGTCGTTCTCCAACTCCAAAGCATTATAAGAGGCAAAGAAGTAGGAGTTCTTCATTGTCTCCTACTCATAAATCATCTAGCCCAAATCTTGGGTCAATAGACTGCAAAAATGCTTGTGAGAAACTGAAAAAAGAAGAGGAAGAGAGGAAAAG GCGTCAACAAGAAGCAGAGTTGAAACTCATAGAAGAAGAGACTGCTAAGAGAGTGGAAGAAGCAATTCTGGAAAAGGTTGAAGAGAGATTGAATTCCGAGGAAATCAAGCAGGAAATTCAGAAGCGATTAGAGGAGGGACGGAGAAGACTTAATGATGAAGTTGCAATTCAacttgaaaaagaaaaggaagctgCCCTTCTTGAGGCTAGGCAAAAAGAG GAGCAAGCTCGAAAAGAGAAAGAGGAGTTGGAAAAGATGCTCGAAGAGAACCGGAAGAGGGTGGAAGAAGCTCAAAGAAGGGAAGCACTGGAACAGCAGCGAAGGGAGGAGGAACGGTATCGAGAACTAGAGGAGCTTCAAAGACAAAAGGTGGAGGCAATGAAAAGGAAGAAGCAACAGGAGGAGGAAGAACGTTTAAACCAGATGAAATTACTGGGAAAGAACAAACTGCGACCGAAGTTGTCTTTCGCACTCGGTTCAAAATGA
- the LOC108460234 gene encoding uncharacterized protein At1g10890-like isoform X1: MPRDMSRLRSRSPSYRRRQSPSPVRHRYGRRSRRDRSLSPYSSYSHSRRKSRSISPRCNKSRSPSARRHKSRSPTPKHYKRQRSRSSSLSPTHKSSSPNLGSIDCKNACEKLKKEEEERKRRQQEAELKLIEEETAKRVEEAILEKVEERLNSEEIKQEIQKRLEEGRRRLNDEVAIQLEKEKEAALLEARQKEGERKNTLFPHIIFNEQARKEKEELEKMLEENRKRVEEAQRREALEQQRREEERYRELEELQRQKVEAMKRKKQQEEEERLNQMKLLGKNKLRPKLSFALGSK; the protein is encoded by the exons ATGCCTAGAGATATGTCAAGATTGCGATCTCGCTCACCCTCTTATAGGCGTAGACAATCGCCATCTCCTGTAAGGCATAGATACGGAAGGAGAAGCCGAAGGGATAGAAGCCTATCGCCATATTCATCTTATTCTCATAGCAG AAGAAAGAGTCGTTCCATTAGTCCACGGTGCAACAAAAGCCGTTCTCCCTCTGCAAGACGTCATAAAAGTCGTTCTCCAACTCCAAAGCATTATAAGAGGCAAAGAAGTAGGAGTTCTTCATTGTCTCCTACTCATAAATCATCTAGCCCAAATCTTGGGTCAATAGACTGCAAAAATGCTTGTGAGAAACTGAAAAAAGAAGAGGAAGAGAGGAAAAG GCGTCAACAAGAAGCAGAGTTGAAACTCATAGAAGAAGAGACTGCTAAGAGAGTGGAAGAAGCAATTCTGGAAAAGGTTGAAGAGAGATTGAATTCCGAGGAAATCAAGCAGGAAATTCAGAAGCGATTAGAGGAGGGACGGAGAAGACTTAATGATGAAGTTGCAATTCAacttgaaaaagaaaaggaagctgCCCTTCTTGAGGCTAGGCAAAAAGAG GGGGAGAGAAAGAATACATTATTTCCTCATATAATATTCAAT GAGCAAGCTCGAAAAGAGAAAGAGGAGTTGGAAAAGATGCTCGAAGAGAACCGGAAGAGGGTGGAAGAAGCTCAAAGAAGGGAAGCACTGGAACAGCAGCGAAGGGAGGAGGAACGGTATCGAGAACTAGAGGAGCTTCAAAGACAAAAGGTGGAGGCAATGAAAAGGAAGAAGCAACAGGAGGAGGAAGAACGTTTAAACCAGATGAAATTACTGGGAAAGAACAAACTGCGACCGAAGTTGTCTTTCGCACTCGGTTCAAAATGA
- the LOC108460234 gene encoding uncharacterized protein At1g10890-like isoform X4 — protein sequence MRRKSRSISPRCNKSRSPSARRHKSRSPTPKHYKRQRSRSSSLSPTHKSSSPNLGSIDCKNACEKLKKEEEERKRRQQEAELKLIEEETAKRVEEAILEKVEERLNSEEIKQEIQKRLEEGRRRLNDEVAIQLEKEKEAALLEARQKEEQARKEKEELEKMLEENRKRVEEAQRREALEQQRREEERYRELEELQRQKVEAMKRKKQQEEEERLNQMKLLGKNKLRPKLSFALGSK from the exons ATGAG AAGAAAGAGTCGTTCCATTAGTCCACGGTGCAACAAAAGCCGTTCTCCCTCTGCAAGACGTCATAAAAGTCGTTCTCCAACTCCAAAGCATTATAAGAGGCAAAGAAGTAGGAGTTCTTCATTGTCTCCTACTCATAAATCATCTAGCCCAAATCTTGGGTCAATAGACTGCAAAAATGCTTGTGAGAAACTGAAAAAAGAAGAGGAAGAGAGGAAAAG GCGTCAACAAGAAGCAGAGTTGAAACTCATAGAAGAAGAGACTGCTAAGAGAGTGGAAGAAGCAATTCTGGAAAAGGTTGAAGAGAGATTGAATTCCGAGGAAATCAAGCAGGAAATTCAGAAGCGATTAGAGGAGGGACGGAGAAGACTTAATGATGAAGTTGCAATTCAacttgaaaaagaaaaggaagctgCCCTTCTTGAGGCTAGGCAAAAAGAG GAGCAAGCTCGAAAAGAGAAAGAGGAGTTGGAAAAGATGCTCGAAGAGAACCGGAAGAGGGTGGAAGAAGCTCAAAGAAGGGAAGCACTGGAACAGCAGCGAAGGGAGGAGGAACGGTATCGAGAACTAGAGGAGCTTCAAAGACAAAAGGTGGAGGCAATGAAAAGGAAGAAGCAACAGGAGGAGGAAGAACGTTTAAACCAGATGAAATTACTGGGAAAGAACAAACTGCGACCGAAGTTGTCTTTCGCACTCGGTTCAAAATGA
- the LOC108460234 gene encoding uncharacterized protein At1g10890-like isoform X3 — MRRKSRSISPRCNKSRSPSARRHKSRSPTPKHYKRQRSRSSSLSPTHKSSSPNLGSIDCKNACEKLKKEEEERKRRQQEAELKLIEEETAKRVEEAILEKVEERLNSEEIKQEIQKRLEEGRRRLNDEVAIQLEKEKEAALLEARQKEGERKNTLFPHIIFNEQARKEKEELEKMLEENRKRVEEAQRREALEQQRREEERYRELEELQRQKVEAMKRKKQQEEEERLNQMKLLGKNKLRPKLSFALGSK; from the exons ATGAG AAGAAAGAGTCGTTCCATTAGTCCACGGTGCAACAAAAGCCGTTCTCCCTCTGCAAGACGTCATAAAAGTCGTTCTCCAACTCCAAAGCATTATAAGAGGCAAAGAAGTAGGAGTTCTTCATTGTCTCCTACTCATAAATCATCTAGCCCAAATCTTGGGTCAATAGACTGCAAAAATGCTTGTGAGAAACTGAAAAAAGAAGAGGAAGAGAGGAAAAG GCGTCAACAAGAAGCAGAGTTGAAACTCATAGAAGAAGAGACTGCTAAGAGAGTGGAAGAAGCAATTCTGGAAAAGGTTGAAGAGAGATTGAATTCCGAGGAAATCAAGCAGGAAATTCAGAAGCGATTAGAGGAGGGACGGAGAAGACTTAATGATGAAGTTGCAATTCAacttgaaaaagaaaaggaagctgCCCTTCTTGAGGCTAGGCAAAAAGAG GGGGAGAGAAAGAATACATTATTTCCTCATATAATATTCAAT GAGCAAGCTCGAAAAGAGAAAGAGGAGTTGGAAAAGATGCTCGAAGAGAACCGGAAGAGGGTGGAAGAAGCTCAAAGAAGGGAAGCACTGGAACAGCAGCGAAGGGAGGAGGAACGGTATCGAGAACTAGAGGAGCTTCAAAGACAAAAGGTGGAGGCAATGAAAAGGAAGAAGCAACAGGAGGAGGAAGAACGTTTAAACCAGATGAAATTACTGGGAAAGAACAAACTGCGACCGAAGTTGTCTTTCGCACTCGGTTCAAAATGA